A single region of the Vicia villosa cultivar HV-30 ecotype Madison, WI linkage group LG4, Vvil1.0, whole genome shotgun sequence genome encodes:
- the LOC131595955 gene encoding protein ESMERALDA 1-like has protein sequence MHPYNRLPSSGHSSPSPPASPLRSPRLRHTRSKTGRFSPAQPAPRTYAQRLAWLFLSVLLRRQGIFLFAPLIYISGMLLYFGTFSFDVVPIIKHRPAPGSLYRSPQLYAKLRHEMDADNSSADAISTIWKIPYRGGEWKPCVHKSSEGLPESNGYIYVEANGGLNQQRTSICNAVAVAGYLNATLVIPNFHYHSIWKDPSKFSDIYDEEYFGNILKNDVRVVDKIPEHMMERFGSNMTNVFNFRIKAWSSIQYYRDVVLPKLLEERVIRISPFANRLSFDAPPAVQRLRCLANYEALRFSSPILSLSESLVARMRKQSIVNGSKYVSIHLRFEEDMVAFSCCVFDGGKQERDDMVAARERGWKGKFTKPGRVIRPGAIRINGKCPLTPLEVGLMLRGMGFTKNTSIYLASGKIYNAEITMAPLREMFPNLHTKETLASEEELAPFKNYSSRMAAIDYTVCLHSEVFVTTQGGNFPHFLLGHRRYLYGGHSKTIKPDKRKLALLFDSSNIGWRSLKRQLLSMRSHSDSKGVELKRPSDSIYSFPCPDCMCHANRTVDSKSLSAT, from the exons ATGCACCCTTACAACCGGCTACCGTCCAGTGGCCATTCATCGCCGTCTCCTCCCGCCTCGCCTCTCCGTTCACCTCGTCTCCGTCACACCCGTTCCAAAACCGGCCGCTTCTCTCCGGCTCAACCTGCTCCACGAACCTACGCTCAACGCCTCGCTTGGCTTTTCCTCTCGGTTCTCCTCCGTCGTCAAGGCATTTTCCTCTTTGCGCCTCTCATCTATATCTCCGGTATGCTTCTCTACTTCGGGACCTTCTCGTTCGATGTTGTTCCCATCATTAAGCACCGTCCTGCTCCTGGTTCTCTCTACCGTAGTCCTCAACTTTATGCTAAGCTTCGACATGAAATGGATGCGGATAATTCTTCCGCCGATGCG ATATCAACAATATGGAAGATTCCATATAGAGGTGGTGAATGGAAACCATGCGTACACAAATCTTCAGAAG GCCTTCCTGAATCAAATGGATACATTTATGTAGAGGCTAATGGTGGCTTAAATCAGCAAAGGACATCG ATATGCAATGCTGTTGCTGTGGCTGGCTATCTTAATGCTACTCTTGTGATCCCAAATTTTCATTATCACAGCATATGGAAAGATCCTAG CAAGTTCAGCGACATTTATGATGAAGAATATTTTGGCAATATCTTGAAAAATGATGTACGGGTGGTTGATAAGATTCCCGAGCACATGATGGAAAGATTTGGCAGCAACATGACAAATGTTTTCAATTTCAGGATCAAGGCATGGTCATCCATTCAGTATTACAGAGACGTGGTACTCCCAAAGTTACTTGAAGAACG GGTTATACGGATTTCACCTTTTGCAAATAGATTGTCATTTGATGCTCCTCCTGCTGTCCAGCGTCTCAGATGCTTAGCAAATTACGAGGCTTTACGATTTTCCAGTCCCATATTGTCCCTGAGTGAATCTTTGGTTGCAAGAATGAGGAAGCAAAGCATAGTGAATGGCAGTAAATATGTCTCCATTCATCTTCGTTTTGAAGAG GATATGGTTGCTTTCTCTTGTTGTGTTTTTGATGGTGGGAAACAGGAGAGAGACGACATGGTTGCAGCAAGAGAAAGAGGTTGGAAAGGGAAATTTACAAAACCTGGACGAGTTATACGTCCTGGAGCAATCAGGATCAATGGGAAGTGTCCCCTCACTCCATTAGAG GTTGGCCTTATGCTTAGGGGAATGGGTTTTACAAAGAACACCTCCATCTATTTGGCATCTGGAAAAATATATAATGCCGAGATAACAATGGCCCCTCTAAGGGAAATGTTTCCTAATTTGCACACCAAGGAAACTTTAGCATCTGAGGAGGAACTTGCCCCATTTAAG AATTATTCTTCCAGGATGGCTGCTATAGACTACACAGTTTGTCTTCATAGCGAGGTGTTTGTCACAACACAGGGCGGTAACTTCCCTCATTTTCTACTGGGCCACCGGAGATACTTGTATGGTGGACACTCTAAGACAATCAAGCCTGATAAGCGGAAGTTGGCATTACTCTTTGACAGTAGCAATATTGG ATGGAGAAGTCTCAAGCGTCAATTGCTGAGCATGAGGTCACACAGTGACTCCAAGGGAGTTGAGCTCAAAAGGCCTAGTGACTCCATATATAGCTTTCCATGCCCAGATTGCATGTGCCACGCAAATAGAACCGTTGATTCTAAATCTTTATCAGCAACTTGA
- the LOC131600306 gene encoding uncharacterized protein LOC131600306: MNHSRALEGVHGVQVVPHSPFSLTETNQSRDLHPSSGGTSTTRENQLMIMQRAWQQRPACLRPIHCSISCHGDQHVAETIANVLTSIPFIALGMTAPRKNFSSKMYANSLIGVGVASSMYHCSRGKLRKFMRWVDYTMIATTTVCLSRALRNENPKLLMAASAAFLPVNPLMVSVIHTGMMEVAFAKRALKDPDLRMAHTVHKMSSLMGGILFIADDLFPKTPYLHAAWHLAAAVGVGTCNKLLE; the protein is encoded by the exons ATGAATCACAGTAGAGCCCTTGAAGGTGTCCATGGAGTCCAAGTGGTGCCTCATTCACCGTTTTCTCTGACGGAAACTAATCAAAGTCGGGATCTTCATCCATCATCTGGTGGTACTTCAACTACCAGAGAAAATCAGTTGATGATAATGCA ACGGGCATGGCAACAAAGACCAGCATGCTTGAGACCTATCCACTGCAGTATTAGTTGTCATG GTGATCAgcatgttgctgaaacaattgCTAATGTGCTCACTTCGATTCCTTTTATAGCTCTTGGAATGACTGCTCCCAG GAAGAATTTCAGTTCTAAAATGTATGCCAATTCGTTAATTGGAGTTGGAGTGGCTTCAAGTATGTACCATTGCTCAAGAGGAAAATTGAGGAAATTTATGAGATGGGTTGATTACACAATGATAGCTACAACAACTGTT TGTCTGTCAAGGGCCCTCAGAAACGAGAACCCAAAGTTGCTGATGGCGGCATCTGCAGCCTTTCTTCCCGTTAATCCATTAATGGTTTCAGTTATTCATACTGGGATGATGGAG GTAGCATTTGCTAAAAGGGCATTGAAAGATCCCGACTTGAGAATGGCTCACACAGTGCACAAAATGTCATCATTAATGGGCGGTATACTTTTTATAGCCGATGATTTATTCCCTAAAACTCCATACCTTCATGCTGCATGGCATCTTGCTGCTGCTGTTGGTGTAGGCACCTGCAATAAGCTTCTTGAGTAG
- the LOC131598326 gene encoding uncharacterized protein LOC131598326: protein MSESYAVFSNNCVSRRRHIRCFCDLDSPLTTSWTKENPGWRFNGCGLYKGRKGCNFLNWYHEEMPIRAKEVILSLRKRICEDKKKDNLKMKQDEDLKKKLKLCQRVVVLVVVVIMGLISTVMLKKW, encoded by the exons ATGTCTGAATCATATGCTGTGTTCAGTAACAATTGTGTGTCACGAAGAAGACACATCCGCTGCTTCTGTGACCTTGATTCGCCGCTCACTACCTCGTGGACGAAGGAGAATCCTGGGTGGAGGTTTAATGGCTGTGGGTTATACAAG GGACGAAAGGGATGTAACTTCTTGAACTGGTACCATGAAGAAATGCCGATTCGTGCAAAGGAAGTGATATTGTCACTAAGGAAGAGAATTTGTGAAGATAAGAAGAAGGACAATTTGAAGATGAAACAAGATGAGGATTTGAAAAAGAAGCTAAAGTTATGCCAAAGAGTAGTTGTTTTAGTTGTAGTGGTCATTATGGGATTGATATCTACTGTCATGTTGAAAAAGTGGTGA